The following are encoded together in the Mesoterricola sediminis genome:
- a CDS encoding CobW family GTP-binding protein, translating to MLDVLLVTGPLGSGKTTVVNRLLREELGRGRKVAVLINEFGSVSVDGVLVDAERPELAGIANLVNGCACCSLKADVVKVLAEWAGAPPETRPDRVVLETTGLADPTDLVDLETDPALGGIRLAGCLTVVSALTPLHHLEQRALLRRQAALASLVYVSKADLDPSLAVAWESQIRAAYPGHAIVQTRLGVAPAGSPDPWEGLLPEAPASTGRVSFAGARALTVAWDRPLDPEALEALFLRPPARGEVLRAKGVCVFAQWPPRNDGSDRWAFQLADGRLEVAPLPLLPGGTPAPCAGVVIGLDLDMPAWRADLLGLQRGSLVTD from the coding sequence ATGCTCGATGTTCTGCTCGTGACGGGTCCCCTGGGCTCGGGGAAGACCACGGTGGTGAACCGCCTGCTCCGGGAGGAGCTGGGGCGGGGCCGCAAGGTGGCCGTCCTGATCAATGAGTTCGGGTCCGTGAGCGTGGACGGGGTGCTGGTGGACGCCGAGCGCCCGGAGCTGGCGGGCATCGCCAACCTGGTGAACGGCTGCGCCTGCTGCAGCCTCAAGGCCGATGTGGTGAAGGTCCTGGCCGAATGGGCCGGAGCCCCCCCCGAGACCCGTCCGGACCGGGTGGTCCTGGAAACGACCGGACTGGCGGACCCCACCGACCTGGTGGACCTGGAGACGGACCCCGCCCTGGGGGGCATCCGCCTTGCAGGCTGCCTGACCGTAGTCTCGGCCCTGACCCCCCTGCACCACCTGGAGCAGCGCGCCCTGCTGCGCCGCCAGGCGGCCCTCGCCAGCCTGGTGTACGTGAGCAAGGCGGACCTGGACCCGAGCCTGGCGGTGGCCTGGGAGAGCCAGATCCGCGCCGCCTACCCCGGCCACGCCATCGTCCAGACGCGCCTGGGGGTGGCGCCCGCCGGGAGCCCCGACCCCTGGGAGGGCCTGCTGCCCGAGGCCCCCGCCTCCACGGGCCGGGTGAGCTTCGCCGGGGCCCGGGCCCTGACGGTGGCCTGGGACCGTCCCCTGGATCCCGAGGCCCTGGAGGCGCTCTTCCTGCGGCCCCCGGCCCGGGGCGAGGTCCTGCGGGCGAAGGGCGTCTGCGTCTTCGCCCAGTGGCCCCCCCGGAACGATGGCAGCGACCGCTGGGCCTTCCAGTTGGCCGACGGCCGCCTGGAGGTGGCCCCCCTCCCGCTCCTGCCCGGCGGCACCCCCGCGCCCTGCGCCGGCGTGGTCATCGGCCTCGACCTGGACATGCCCGCCTGGCGCGCGGACCTGCTCGGGCTTCAGCGCGGGAGCCTGGTGACGGACTAG
- a CDS encoding 3-deoxy-D-manno-octulosonic acid transferase, with protein sequence MDWVDSSYLVAVSLAGAVARALKRGLPPDWRLRLEASPCEDLAQGWIWVHAVSVGELLLAEGLLGILRDAGHRLHVTTGTANGLALLERRLPGWDRGTGRVTGGAFPLDDPRGLAPFLRVPPGAFVCLETEIWPNLLRELEARGIPRCIVNGRLTPRSLARGGRWLGRAASRLTLVAARDAASAEAWRTLGAPRVDLGGNLKADLPEPRPLHAGWTLLREAWAADPVLVAGNTVEGEEAALLDLWTGLRAAWPGLRLILAPRQPRRFQEVAGLLAGQPFRRASEPWPGDARAWADTGILLADTLGELASAYREGTLALVGGGWGWHGGHNPLEPVRFGLPTLIGPGFANFEDLVVPLREAGLVEVLPLDGLAGRIGALLAATPLRPALAGKPVPYPEALTGTLGKTAALLKNCLPPAR encoded by the coding sequence ATGGATTGGGTGGACAGCAGCTACCTGGTGGCCGTATCCCTGGCTGGGGCGGTCGCCCGGGCCCTGAAGCGGGGCCTTCCCCCGGACTGGCGCCTGCGCCTGGAGGCCTCGCCCTGCGAGGACCTGGCGCAGGGCTGGATCTGGGTGCACGCGGTGAGCGTGGGGGAACTGCTCCTGGCCGAAGGTCTGCTCGGCATCCTCCGGGACGCGGGGCACCGCCTGCACGTGACCACGGGGACGGCCAACGGCCTCGCCCTCCTGGAACGCCGCCTGCCAGGATGGGACCGGGGGACGGGCCGGGTCACAGGCGGCGCCTTCCCCCTGGACGATCCCCGGGGCCTGGCCCCCTTCCTGCGGGTGCCCCCGGGCGCCTTCGTGTGCCTGGAGACGGAGATCTGGCCGAACCTGCTCCGGGAACTGGAGGCCCGCGGCATTCCCAGGTGCATCGTGAACGGGCGGCTCACCCCGCGGAGCCTCGCCCGGGGAGGCCGTTGGCTTGGTCGTGCGGCATCCCGCCTGACCCTCGTGGCGGCCCGGGACGCGGCCTCGGCGGAGGCCTGGCGGACCCTCGGGGCCCCCCGGGTGGACCTGGGCGGCAACCTGAAGGCGGACCTGCCCGAACCCCGGCCCCTGCACGCCGGATGGACCCTTCTGCGGGAGGCCTGGGCGGCCGACCCCGTCCTCGTGGCGGGCAACACGGTGGAGGGGGAGGAGGCGGCCCTGCTCGACCTGTGGACCGGGTTGCGGGCGGCCTGGCCCGGCCTGCGCCTCATCCTGGCCCCGCGCCAGCCCCGCCGCTTCCAGGAGGTGGCCGGCCTCCTGGCGGGCCAACCCTTCCGGCGGGCCTCGGAGCCCTGGCCCGGGGACGCCCGGGCCTGGGCGGACACGGGCATCCTCCTCGCGGACACCCTGGGCGAACTGGCCTCGGCCTACCGGGAGGGCACCCTGGCCCTCGTGGGGGGCGGCTGGGGCTGGCACGGGGGGCACAACCCCCTGGAGCCGGTGCGCTTCGGCCTGCCGACCCTGATCGGCCCGGGGTTCGCCAATTTCGAGGACCTGGTGGTCCCCCTCCGGGAGGCGGGGCTGGTGGAGGTCCTGCCCCTCGATGGCCTGGCTGGCCGGATCGGAGCCCTGCTGGCGGCCACGCCTTTGCGCCCCGCCCTGGCCGGGAAGCCGGTACCCTATCCGGAAGCCCTCACGGGAACCCTGGGAAAAACAGCCGCATTGCTCAAGAATTGCCTACCTCCCGCACGATAA
- the trxA gene encoding thioredoxin, whose amino-acid sequence MSDLVKHITDGEFQQTVAQGVTLIDFWAPWCGPCRMIAPILDELAGELQGKAQIVKINVDENPVVAGQFGVMSIPTLLLFKDGKRVDQKVGGQAKPALKAFIEQAL is encoded by the coding sequence ATGTCTGACCTCGTCAAGCACATCACCGATGGTGAATTCCAGCAGACCGTCGCCCAGGGCGTCACGCTCATCGACTTCTGGGCCCCCTGGTGCGGCCCCTGCCGCATGATCGCCCCCATCCTGGACGAGCTCGCCGGCGAGCTCCAGGGCAAGGCCCAGATCGTCAAGATCAACGTGGACGAGAACCCCGTCGTCGCCGGCCAGTTCGGCGTCATGTCCATCCCCACCCTCCTCCTCTTCAAGGACGGCAAGCGGGTGGATCAGAAGGTCGGCGGCCAGGCCAAGCCCGCCCTGAAGGCCTTCATCGAGCAGGCCCTGTAG
- a CDS encoding ATP-binding response regulator, with protein sequence MSHPQPPHVLLIDDDVAVLGLVGDALTHFGMRVHPFSEANRALRLLEDPESPQFDLVISDINMDGMDGFDVINRVKSTHPNLPVVLMTGQASLDYAIRAMRMGAANLFQKPLTIRELVNSVFHLVDLHREIRLAESGLRGMVEERRVFRARADELDIPSLVTHLTDRLVPMGFAKATNVDVIAMAFHEALVNALEHGCLELDSGLKGDLFAEKDAYAAQMQERLADPRYAHRHIEIESVLTGDSFTVAIRDGGPGFDTATVANISDVDLNRQCGRGLPLILLVMDEVIHNPAGNEIRLVLAKKEA encoded by the coding sequence ATGAGCCATCCCCAGCCGCCTCATGTTCTGCTCATTGATGACGACGTGGCCGTGCTGGGCCTGGTGGGGGACGCCCTCACCCACTTCGGGATGCGGGTGCACCCCTTTTCCGAGGCGAACCGCGCCCTGCGCCTCCTGGAGGACCCCGAATCCCCCCAGTTCGACCTGGTCATCTCCGACATCAACATGGACGGGATGGACGGCTTCGACGTAATCAACCGGGTCAAGTCCACCCATCCCAACCTGCCCGTCGTCCTCATGACGGGGCAGGCCAGCCTGGACTACGCCATCCGGGCCATGCGCATGGGCGCGGCCAACCTGTTCCAGAAGCCCCTCACCATCCGGGAGCTGGTGAACAGCGTGTTCCACCTGGTGGACCTCCACCGGGAGATCCGCCTGGCCGAGAGCGGCCTCCGGGGCATGGTGGAGGAACGCCGCGTCTTCCGGGCAAGGGCCGACGAGCTCGACATCCCCAGCCTCGTCACGCACCTGACGGACCGGCTCGTGCCCATGGGCTTCGCCAAGGCCACGAACGTGGACGTCATCGCCATGGCCTTCCACGAGGCGCTGGTCAACGCCCTGGAGCACGGCTGCCTCGAGCTGGACTCGGGGCTCAAGGGCGACCTCTTCGCCGAGAAGGACGCCTACGCCGCCCAGATGCAGGAGCGCCTCGCGGACCCGCGCTACGCCCACCGCCACATCGAGATCGAAAGCGTGCTCACCGGCGACAGCTTCACCGTGGCCATCCGGGACGGCGGGCCCGGGTTCGACACGGCCACCGTGGCCAACATCTCCGACGTGGACCTGAACCGCCAGTGCGGCCGCGGCCTGCCCCTGATCCTCCTCGTGATGGACGAGGTGATCCACAACCCCGCCGGCAACGAGATCCGCCTGGTCCTGGCCAAGAAGGAAGCCTGA